A window of Phacochoerus africanus isolate WHEZ1 chromosome 11, ROS_Pafr_v1, whole genome shotgun sequence genomic DNA:
AGTATTCATCATATGCTTCTATATCAACTAAATACAGAGAAATAAGGAAGCATAAAGTGTATTTTTATAACTACCTCTTTAAGAACTTTGTATAAAACAAGTTTTTATAACGACTATTTAAGTATTTCTCAACAATGCTGTAAGTATACAGATACACATTTCACttagatgtttttctttaaaaaagaaacaattgcaAGAAAATATGCTCATAGAAAAAAAGCAATCGCTATGTGTTGCTATCTATATCATATGCAGTCTGCTATGACTTGTTATTCCATATTGGAGACCTCTATTAGCATATGTGCAATGTTAAATGAAACTACTGATAATTTGCTTTTTTGCACctcaaattctaatttttattaagaaaaaaaaaaacaagaaaatggcaTGTGACCTAAGCattctggaaaaattaaaatgggttgattttacttatttgaatCTTATTGCTCATGTAGAATGATTATAATAAAGTTTGCCTAGTTTAGAACTAAATGAACTCAATCTTTGTTTTCCAAGCCagtataaatcaaataaaatcaaaaggatATTGCCATAAAGCAGGTAAAGTGAGCAACTGTTTGGCCAGTTACAAAATCAGTCGCTTTTCTGCAAGTTATCCATGCTACTATGGGAGACTCCAAGCTTACCTATTTACAAGGGCTTATTaagccatttttttcctcacattagcACATCCCAACTAGGCACTTTTAAGATTCACTTACATCCATAAGCACTGCTAATTTAAAAACTTAGGATATCTGAGGTTGAGAATGAAAAATGTATGGGGGAGGTGGAGATATTGACAGCAAACTTAGGAAGAttttaaagagacagaaagaaatttGGTAAATATCATGTATTCTAGGTGGTGGCACTAAAATTAGTGTTATCCTTACAATAGCAACATCATCACAGTAAAGTAGCTTTTCTTTGAGGGGTCTTTTGTACTTGAAAGTATAATAAATGGAATACCATCTTTACTCTTGCCATTATGCTAAGGCACAAATACTTGAATTCTAAGTGAGAGGCCAGAGGAAGCAGAAGCTTTCTTATGGAAAGAGATGGCGAAGTTTGGCATTGAGCTCTCTCTCTTTGCTTAAGAGATCCAGGCTGTGCCTTTTGAAGGCTTCAGACTGCAGCCTGAGTTCATCATAGGCCTTCTGGATCCCATCCACCCTGCGCTGAAGCTCCTGAACTCTCAAGTTACTGTCCACGGCCACTGCCTCTTGTTCAAACCGCTCCACTGCGTGCCTCCTGGCCACATCTGCTGTCTCCAGCTTATCCTCAAGCTGGCGTATCTCTGCTTGCTTGTTCTGGAGCACCTTGCCCCTCTCCATGGACAACTGCAATAGCTCCTCTTTCTCACGACTGACGGTCTGCAGCCTGGCCTGCAGCTCCTGGTTCAGTAGGCTGTGTGTCTGCTCGGCCTTGGCCATCTGCTCCGTGGCCTGCTGGTGCTGCTGCTTGAGGCTCTGCAGCTGGCTGCGCAGCTGCTCGGTCTCCCTGGCGTGGGCGCAGGCCTGCTGGCTCTGCAGCTTCAGCAGCTCCTTCTCTCGGGCCTGTGCCTGGCAAGCATCCTGAGCACTCCGCTGTTTCAGAGTCTCCAGCTCCTTGGCCAGGGCCTCGCTCTGGGCGGTGAGCTGAGCTACTTTGACCTCCTGGTCCTTCAGAGCCTGGCTGAAGAGGTGGTCATTCTCCAGCCTCAGCTTCTCGTTCTCCTCTCTCAGCTTGACGTTCTGATTCTTGTGTTCATCCTTGAAGCGGATCATCAGCTCGTGGTTGGCTGCCAGGGTCATAAAGCGTTCCTCCAGCTTCTCGGCATGCTCACTCTTGGCTTTCAGCTTCTCGGCCTCCAGCATCCTCTTCTCCTCCAGTTCTGCGTTGAGCAGCTCCAGGACCTGGCAGCGCTCCAGGGCTTCGTCTGACCTCCGCTTCAGGATGCAGATGAGCTGGGATTGCTCCTGGATGCGGGAGCAAAGCATCGCCTTCTCACCCTTCTCCTCCTCGGACAGTCCCCGGAGGTTTGCCAAGGCTTCCCTCAGACCATCCAGTTCCTTAAACTCCAGTCCCTCCTCTTCCTGGTTTTCgagctttttgttttgcttttctaatagtttttcagCAGATGGGGCGTCCATCCCGAGAGCTGTCTCTTCCTGGGGCATCTGCAGGTACTATCCTGCACTATCGGGCTGATTACTCACGGTTCCCCTCTCCAGATTTCAAAAGCCACAGCGTTGCTAGGGGCTCCTGGCACTCTTTAGCATTTCACCCAGTAAGGAGCCCTGTGATTGGTGGACAGGTCTGCAGAATGCTGTGAAGTAACAACAGGGGAGCCCAGAACCAATGTGGTCAGGCTATGCTCGCCTTTCTGACCAATCAGAGCTCTCAGCTCACAACCCAGGGTCTGGCCTGTGTTATGTAGAGATGCCAACCCCACTGGACTTCCAGCCGGCGTAGGGGGAAGAAACCTGACGCCACCTGATTTCTTGCGAGAGTAAACAAATCCAGCAGCCATGACATATCCCTCTACCCGCTCTCCGCTTCAGTGGTCATGAGAGTAGAGTCCGGTCTGTGGAAATGGCTGGCTCcttaaaaaatatgcaatctATAAATACAAAGCAGCAGTATTGCTCCTGAGAGCGAAAATTCGAAATGGCTGAGGGTGTACCTGTAGTGTTTAAGACAGCTCAGTGAAAGAGCAAAGCCCAGTGGTAGCTCTTTTGTTTCCCCTTGCATTGGCCCCCAGCCaagaatacattttattagaTATTCGGCATGTCCTGTTTTGCTCATTAACACAATAGGATCACAAAGGGAAGCTTAACGGATAATGTAGGTGTGATGAACATtacaaccaacaacaacaacaaagattcaAGTGAGGCTTACTTTACTTACACCAAAGGCAATTACAGATGGATTATATAGTTAAAtgtaaagagtaaaataaaaacaaaatattaaaaatggaaactagaggaaaataaagggaaGCATTAAAGCTTCGTGTGAGAAGTCTTTCTTAGCTTAAATATTATGTAAGAGATGAAAAAGGCAAAGCTTACTTTGACTTAGCTGAACATCAAAAgttagatataattttaaaaaattatgtggtTCTGAGGTCTCTccagcctcttcttcctctggctCTGCCTGGCATTTTACTCCCTAGCCCAACCGTAGCTGACCAGCTCTCTGGCCCTGCCTATAGGTGTCtgttctgcctggaatgctttttCCCACCTTGCCCCTGTCACTTTAGTAATTTACTCAGCATTTTATGCTTGGTTAAGAATCATCTCCtctggctgggggaaaaatgtaattgtaatgtatacatgtaaggataacctgacccccttgctgtacagtgggaaaatttaaaaaaaaaaaaaaaattggaggaactgcaaataaaaaaaaaaaaaatcatctcctcTGTGAAGCCATTCCTGGCCCCTACATATTCATTTGACCACTCACCTCTGTTAGTGCTGCCATTCTAGCCTATTTGTACTTCTAACAGAGCATGTGAAAGCTTTACTGCACTGTTTATTTGCCTGCCTCCCCCTTTTAAACCCCAAGATCCTTaaaggcagggactgtgtctATTTTGTTCCTGACGACTAGATCTGTGCCTTGGGGAGATTCATATAAACATGTGCTGAATGGACACTGAAGGCAAAAATCAAATTGACACAAACACCTACCATAAATATGACAGATGAtagatttatctttttataaagaGCCTGTATAAATTATTAAAGCATTAACAGCTTAAAAGAGAAGTGAACAATTAAATTCACAGATGAGAGGAGACAAAGGGCTGGGAATTGAAACCCCATGGTGATATAATAAATACAAGTTTAAACTAGATATCACTTCTTCTCTCCACCTAATCAAAAATTTCCCCCTTATTTTAAGATGACTCAGGTCAGGTAAGGGTATAATGAAATAGGTTCTCTCTTTTACTGAAAGTCAATTGATACCATGTTTTGAGAATTTAAAACAGCTCTATGCCTTTGGAACTAATGATTGTCCTTCTAGGGAGATCTTTGCTCAGGAAATACCCTGAAAGAAGACATTTTGCTCAGAGAGTGGTTTATAACAACTAAGAATTGAAAACCAAAATgtccaaaaaagggaaaatgttaaaaaaagtgtattttcatataatagaatattatgtaCACATTAAACATTATCTGTTTAAAGGTAATTTAATGGCATGGAGACGCTTGTGTTAGATAACTGAAAAGAGCaagataaaaaagttaaaattcagaACAATGTTAGTAATGTGAAAACTTAAGGACAGCGTAAAGAGCTGGCTTTTTCTGTGTCACAGTTTCTGGTGGTCAGACTCAATTTCTCAAGTCTTTACGATAAGGAAAAAGCCTAGGGTTGTTGTTATAGATGGATGGATTTTTAAATACTTCAGATTTCACTTGGAGCAAAATAGAACTGAAAGAAGAGTTTGAGAGTCTCCCTTGGTCCCAAAGATTAGGATCTCTTGTCCCAAATCCTGAATCTCTTGTCTACACAGGAAAAGCAGGCTGAGGACTAGGGAAATCttctgaattaaaattttaataacaacTTAAATTGTAGGATATTTAGGGTTTATGAAAGTGGGTtccaagactttaaaaaatagaac
This region includes:
- the CCDC89 gene encoding coiled-coil domain-containing protein 89; amino-acid sequence: MPQEETALGMDAPSAEKLLEKQNKKLENQEEEGLEFKELDGLREALANLRGLSEEEKGEKAMLCSRIQEQSQLICILKRRSDEALERCQVLELLNAELEEKRMLEAEKLKAKSEHAEKLEERFMTLAANHELMIRFKDEHKNQNVKLREENEKLRLENDHLFSQALKDQEVKVAQLTAQSEALAKELETLKQRSAQDACQAQAREKELLKLQSQQACAHARETEQLRSQLQSLKQQHQQATEQMAKAEQTHSLLNQELQARLQTVSREKEELLQLSMERGKVLQNKQAEIRQLEDKLETADVARRHAVERFEQEAVAVDSNLRVQELQRRVDGIQKAYDELRLQSEAFKRHSLDLLSKERELNAKLRHLFP